One genomic segment of Chryseobacterium phocaeense includes these proteins:
- a CDS encoding 2Fe-2S iron-sulfur cluster-binding protein — protein MNSFYKLKTVKVQKDTPDAVNVAVEVPEELKDKFRFKQGQYLNFRMMINGNEERRSYSICNAPSEKSNTLEVLVKLLEGGKVSGYFNEHLHMDEMLEVMPPMGGFNTSYHPTNVKTYVGLAAGSGISPVLSNIKESLYQEPNSCAYLFYSNRSMNHVMKRAEIDKLVEQFNGRLKVIYLVSREKHEDPVFEGRISAEKLELLFERYTEIDVKEATYFICGPAEMIKGIADYLKKDKKVPAIQVLFEYFTAPDEENSEEMSDEFKAIANIESMVTVIIDDDEYSFHLNSKKESILDKALKDNLPVPFACKGGVCCTCKAEVLEGEVFMEKNFALTEDEVARGYVLTCQCHPTTNVVMLNYDV, from the coding sequence ATGAATTCATTTTACAAACTTAAAACGGTAAAAGTTCAGAAAGATACTCCTGATGCGGTAAATGTAGCCGTAGAAGTGCCTGAGGAGCTGAAGGACAAATTCAGGTTCAAGCAGGGGCAGTATCTAAATTTCCGTATGATGATCAACGGAAATGAGGAAAGACGTTCTTATTCTATCTGCAATGCCCCGAGTGAAAAAAGCAATACGCTGGAAGTACTGGTGAAGCTTTTGGAAGGCGGAAAAGTTTCAGGATATTTCAATGAGCATCTTCACATGGACGAAATGCTGGAAGTGATGCCTCCAATGGGTGGTTTCAATACTTCCTACCATCCTACCAATGTGAAAACCTATGTTGGTTTGGCTGCGGGAAGCGGTATCAGCCCGGTTTTATCAAATATTAAGGAAAGTCTGTATCAGGAACCTAACAGCTGTGCGTATCTTTTCTACAGCAACAGAAGCATGAATCATGTGATGAAAAGAGCTGAGATTGATAAGCTGGTAGAACAGTTTAACGGAAGGCTGAAAGTAATCTATCTCGTAAGCCGCGAAAAACATGAAGATCCGGTATTCGAAGGAAGGATTTCTGCTGAAAAACTGGAGCTTCTGTTTGAGAGATATACAGAGATTGATGTAAAAGAAGCCACATATTTTATCTGCGGACCTGCAGAAATGATCAAAGGAATTGCAGATTATCTGAAGAAAGATAAAAAAGTTCCTGCCATTCAGGTTCTGTTTGAATATTTTACGGCTCCTGACGAAGAAAATTCGGAGGAAATGAGTGATGAGTTCAAAGCGATCGCGAACATCGAAAGTATGGTAACGGTGATCATTGACGATGATGAATATTCGTTCCACCTGAATTCCAAAAAAGAGAGTATCTTAGATAAAGCATTAAAAGACAATCTTCCCGTACCATTTGCGTGTAAAGGAGGAGTGTGCTGTACGTGTAAAGCGGAAGTTCTGGAAGGAGAAGTGTTTATGGAGAAAAATTTCGCGCTTACCGAAGATGAAGTAGCCAGAGGTTACGTTCTGACGTGTCAATGTCACCCGACAACGAATGTGGTGATGCTTAATTATGACGTTTAA
- a CDS encoding PaaI family thioesterase: MTPRQVADYMFDQDYFSKWMNIKMIEVKENYCLLEMPIKKDMINGLKTVHGGVTFAFADSALAFSSNNTGEAAVALNCIINFTKAGKEGDIFRAESILVNDTRKTAVYDIKITNQNNELIAKFVGTVYKIGKKVTEL, encoded by the coding sequence ATGACGCCGAGACAAGTTGCAGATTATATGTTTGATCAGGATTATTTTTCCAAGTGGATGAATATTAAAATGATCGAAGTCAAAGAAAATTATTGTTTACTGGAAATGCCCATCAAGAAAGATATGATTAATGGGCTTAAAACCGTTCATGGAGGTGTTACGTTTGCTTTTGCAGATTCAGCGCTTGCATTTTCGTCCAACAATACCGGAGAGGCGGCCGTTGCCCTGAATTGTATAATCAATTTTACCAAAGCAGGAAAAGAAGGTGATATTTTCAGAGCAGAAAGTATTCTGGTGAATGATACCAGAAAAACAGCGGTTTACGACATAAAAATTACCAATCAAAACAATGAGCTGATTGCAAAATTCGTCGGAACCGTCTATAAAATAGGAAAAAAAGTAACTGAACTATAA
- a CDS encoding 3-hydroxyacyl-CoA dehydrogenase NAD-binding domain-containing protein, which yields MNIGIIGAGTMGVGIAQVAATAGCKVVLFDANAPQIDKALSGLEKTLQKLVEKAKISQEKATEIRNNIVKGEALQDLKDSDLVIEAIIENKDIKTKVFTELETYVSENCIIGSNTSSISITSLGAELKKPERFIGIHFFNPAPLMPLVEIIPSLLTEKSLADKMYDLMKEWGKTPVIAKDIPGFIVNRIARPYYGEGLRIVEENLATPEQVDEAMRTIGNFKMGPFELMDLIGVDVNFSVTTTVYKDYFYDPKYKPSLLQQRMSEAKLHGRKTGKGFYDYTEGAEKPVAQKDEALYKQIFLRIISMLINEAVEAKRLGVANDEDIELAMQKGVNYPKGLLAWGKEIGYSKISETLQNLYEEYQEERYRQSPLLRKM from the coding sequence ATGAATATAGGAATTATCGGTGCAGGAACCATGGGCGTAGGAATTGCTCAGGTGGCTGCAACAGCGGGATGCAAGGTCGTTTTATTCGATGCCAATGCGCCGCAGATTGATAAAGCATTATCAGGCCTGGAGAAAACCCTTCAGAAATTAGTGGAAAAAGCTAAAATTTCTCAGGAGAAAGCCACAGAAATCAGAAATAATATCGTTAAAGGTGAAGCTTTGCAGGATCTGAAAGATTCAGATCTGGTTATTGAGGCCATCATCGAAAACAAAGACATAAAAACCAAAGTATTTACAGAACTTGAAACCTACGTTTCAGAAAACTGTATTATCGGTTCCAACACTTCATCCATTTCTATCACCTCTCTAGGTGCAGAATTGAAGAAACCGGAGCGTTTCATCGGAATTCACTTTTTCAATCCGGCACCATTGATGCCTCTTGTTGAAATCATCCCATCCTTACTGACCGAAAAATCATTAGCAGACAAAATGTATGACCTCATGAAAGAATGGGGAAAAACGCCTGTTATTGCAAAAGATATTCCCGGATTTATTGTCAACAGAATAGCCCGCCCGTATTACGGCGAAGGTTTGAGAATCGTTGAAGAAAATCTCGCAACACCTGAACAGGTGGATGAAGCCATGAGAACCATTGGAAACTTTAAAATGGGACCTTTTGAATTAATGGATTTAATAGGCGTGGATGTGAATTTCTCCGTGACTACCACGGTTTACAAAGATTATTTCTACGATCCGAAATATAAGCCGTCCCTTCTTCAGCAGAGAATGTCGGAAGCAAAACTTCACGGCAGAAAAACAGGGAAAGGGTTTTATGACTATACAGAAGGTGCAGAGAAGCCTGTCGCTCAGAAGGACGAGGCGCTGTATAAGCAGATATTTTTAAGAATTATCTCAATGCTGATCAACGAGGCGGTGGAAGCCAAAAGATTAGGAGTAGCCAATGACGAAGATATCGAACTGGCCATGCAGAAAGGCGTAAATTATCCGAAAGGCTTACTGGCCTGGGGAAAAGAAATCGGTTATTCAAAGATTTCCGAAACCCTGCAAAACCTTTACGAAGAATATCAGGAAGAAAGATACAGACAGAGCCCTTTACTCCGAAAAATGTAA
- the paaC gene encoding 1,2-phenylacetyl-CoA epoxidase subunit PaaC, whose translation MNPLYNYLLKFADDSLIMGQRLSAWCGEGPYLEEDIALTNIALDELGQANNFYVYASRVADNGKSEDDLAFLRYEHEYVNAHWVELPNEDYAQTILKVYVFSVYQKLMFEALSNSADEELSALAQKSLKEVKYHYTHASSWMKIFAQGTEESRERLVKAIENIWEYTKGLFAKVEGEDDLIALNIAPDVDRLYTEFVAIITRDFQEYGLEFPANPFMQPKSRTGYHTEYFGYILCELQYMQRAYPGCTW comes from the coding sequence ATGAATCCACTATATAATTATTTATTAAAATTTGCAGATGACAGCTTGATCATGGGGCAAAGACTGTCTGCATGGTGCGGCGAAGGTCCTTATCTGGAGGAAGATATTGCATTGACGAACATTGCCCTGGACGAACTTGGACAGGCCAATAACTTTTATGTGTACGCATCAAGAGTTGCAGATAACGGTAAAAGTGAGGATGATTTAGCCTTCTTAAGATACGAGCACGAATACGTAAACGCCCACTGGGTAGAACTTCCTAATGAAGATTATGCACAGACTATCCTTAAAGTATATGTTTTTTCTGTGTATCAGAAGTTAATGTTTGAAGCACTTTCCAATTCTGCGGATGAAGAGCTTTCGGCTCTGGCTCAGAAATCTTTGAAAGAGGTGAAATACCATTACACCCATGCTTCTTCCTGGATGAAAATTTTCGCTCAGGGAACAGAAGAAAGCCGTGAACGTCTGGTAAAAGCCATTGAAAACATCTGGGAATATACCAAAGGTTTATTTGCAAAAGTAGAAGGAGAAGATGATCTGATTGCTTTAAATATCGCTCCTGATGTTGATAGACTATACACTGAATTCGTAGCCATTATCACCAGAGATTTCCAGGAATATGGTCTGGAATTCCCTGCCAATCCATTTATGCAGCCTAAATCCAGAACAGGATATCATACGGAATATTTCGGATACATTCTTTGTGAGCTTCAGTATATGCAGAGGGCTTATCCTGGGTGTACCTGGTAG
- the paaD gene encoding 1,2-phenylacetyl-CoA epoxidase subunit PaaD translates to MNQLLDLLKTVPDPEIPVIDIVELGIVREAHITGDQTCEITITPTYSACPAMFTIEEDIIKMMKENGWDAKVVTKMFPIWTTDWLTDEAREKLRAYGITPPEKGADEHHIGKPKKCPRCGSMNSKQISRFGSTLCKASYQCLDCLEPFDYFKCH, encoded by the coding sequence ATGAACCAACTTTTAGATTTATTAAAAACAGTTCCGGACCCGGAAATTCCAGTGATTGATATCGTGGAATTGGGGATAGTGAGGGAAGCACATATCACAGGTGATCAAACTTGTGAAATTACCATCACGCCCACCTATTCCGCTTGTCCTGCAATGTTTACCATTGAAGAGGATATTATTAAAATGATGAAGGAAAACGGCTGGGACGCCAAAGTAGTAACCAAAATGTTTCCGATCTGGACAACAGACTGGTTAACGGATGAAGCAAGAGAGAAACTCCGTGCTTACGGAATTACACCACCGGAAAAGGGGGCAGACGAACATCACATCGGGAAGCCTAAGAAATGTCCGAGATGTGGTTCTATGAATTCAAAACAGATCAGCAGATTTGGTTCTACCTTGTGTAAAGCCTCTTATCAATGCTTAGACTGTCTGGAGCCGTTTGATTATTTTAAATGTCATTGA
- a CDS encoding alpha/beta hydrolase encodes MLLGILAFFLVAYMLLCLGIYFYQEKLIFYPEKLSENYVFNFNDDFEEITIKTKDKKNLNSVLFKAQNPKGIIFYLHGNGGSIKGWGEVARLYTRINYDVFILDYRGYGKSEGDIVNKEQLFSDIELAYNEIIKRYSENRIIILGYSVGTGLAAKLASEKNASLLILQAPYYSIEDEMDQKFSFLPKFLLKYNFETNEYLKAVKSPVIIFHGDKDEIINYKASLKLKENFKKGDSLIILKNQYHNGITDNLDYQNSMKKILEFDEK; translated from the coding sequence ATGCTTCTTGGTATACTTGCTTTTTTTCTTGTCGCATACATGTTGCTATGTCTGGGAATTTATTTCTATCAGGAAAAACTCATTTTTTATCCTGAAAAACTATCTGAAAATTATGTATTTAATTTTAATGATGATTTCGAAGAAATAACAATTAAGACAAAGGATAAAAAGAATTTAAATTCTGTTTTGTTTAAAGCTCAGAATCCTAAAGGTATTATTTTTTACCTACATGGAAACGGAGGATCAATAAAAGGGTGGGGGGAAGTAGCCAGATTGTATACCCGTATAAATTATGACGTATTTATACTCGATTATAGAGGGTATGGAAAAAGTGAAGGAGATATTGTTAACAAAGAACAGTTGTTTTCAGATATAGAATTGGCTTACAATGAAATAATAAAAAGATATTCAGAAAATAGAATTATTATTTTAGGATATTCTGTAGGAACAGGTCTGGCAGCAAAATTAGCCTCAGAGAAAAATGCAAGTTTGTTGATTTTGCAAGCACCCTATTACAGTATAGAAGATGAAATGGATCAAAAATTTTCGTTTCTGCCGAAATTTCTGCTGAAATATAATTTTGAAACCAATGAATATTTAAAAGCCGTTAAGTCACCTGTGATTATTTTTCATGGAGATAAAGATGAAATTATAAATTATAAAGCATCCTTAAAACTGAAAGAAAATTTTAAAAAAGGAGACAGCTTGATTATTTTGAAAAATCAGTACCATAACGGAATTACAGATAATTTAGATTATCAAAACTCAATGAAAAAGATTCTGGAGTTTGATGAGAAATAA
- a CDS encoding right-handed parallel beta-helix repeat-containing protein, with protein MIRQVLSLAALSFASVSFFNDLIKIINTKTFIMTNCSSQKFPSTCNPGDYGFKKFFPHTGEEVYYQKITGSNLPEDGVVLILENGEYYKAILHENTINIEWYRCNGRYPDDEAIILAAVKMAAYLGATLRFGPREYVVNRQLTFQDLSCFKLLGDRQHSLIKSDRKGQERLEGFYFSFTRCNNVIIEGLTFDQNKSNLITYNAADNAAVKEFNSGIYFFESNNIEITNCHFFDLYNRAIRIYQCYGNIMVSNNNFESGVQEQIYVMEHLVVAQSLKAQVTIENNIFKNAENHNPANGVVAIYAFDLGEERSVLVHNNYFEYCGRDHTGIHRLYAIDFYDNVNNFVISNNIFKNLTWGAIRFDGTRKNGIISHNIIHQLIADQDGMIMVSSREAPKFNQTEFKNISIHNNILDAETELSHGITIQGLSPFCAAENIDISNNKMYNLRYGIKIHGDVSVVSINNNQAFNLIGIGIKVEGFKTGFDNVPLQPNKIEKIYINDNHLNGRKELNFNGFVGIQIDGLDGTHTYMGRVLINDNFITGNTKARGVVVNTGNSSGDIGNSLDNKVTISGNTVNTAEYALHLRRHKTFVKDNIFYDCTQPFLEDFTDNIKVGNFHNNLPV; from the coding sequence ATGATACGACAAGTTTTGTCGTTAGCAGCGCTTAGTTTTGCTTCAGTATCATTTTTTAATGATCTTATTAAAATAATCAACACAAAAACATTTATTATGACAAACTGTAGCAGCCAGAAATTTCCTTCAACGTGCAACCCTGGCGATTATGGATTCAAGAAATTTTTTCCTCACACCGGAGAAGAAGTTTATTATCAGAAAATAACAGGAAGTAATTTACCGGAAGATGGTGTAGTACTTATTCTCGAAAACGGAGAGTATTATAAAGCTATCTTGCATGAAAATACCATTAATATTGAATGGTATAGATGTAACGGAAGATATCCTGATGATGAAGCTATTATTTTAGCAGCTGTTAAAATGGCGGCTTATCTGGGAGCAACATTAAGATTCGGCCCAAGAGAATATGTTGTAAACAGGCAACTGACGTTTCAAGATCTTTCCTGTTTTAAACTTTTGGGAGATAGGCAACACAGCTTGATTAAATCTGACAGAAAAGGTCAAGAACGACTTGAAGGCTTCTATTTTAGCTTTACCCGTTGTAATAATGTTATCATAGAAGGACTTACATTTGACCAAAATAAAAGTAATTTAATTACTTATAATGCGGCTGATAATGCAGCTGTTAAGGAATTCAATAGTGGAATCTATTTTTTTGAGTCGAATAACATAGAAATTACAAATTGTCATTTTTTTGATTTATATAATCGTGCGATACGTATTTATCAATGCTATGGTAATATAATGGTTAGTAATAACAATTTTGAAAGTGGTGTTCAGGAACAAATCTATGTAATGGAACACCTGGTTGTTGCACAATCTCTTAAGGCACAGGTGACAATAGAAAATAATATTTTCAAAAATGCAGAAAATCATAATCCTGCTAACGGAGTGGTAGCTATTTATGCTTTTGATTTGGGAGAGGAGAGATCGGTGCTTGTTCATAACAATTACTTTGAGTATTGTGGTAGAGATCATACAGGAATACATAGGTTGTATGCAATAGATTTTTATGATAATGTAAATAATTTTGTTATTTCCAATAATATATTCAAAAACTTGACCTGGGGAGCCATTAGGTTTGATGGGACCAGAAAGAACGGAATTATTAGCCATAATATTATCCATCAATTGATTGCCGACCAGGACGGAATGATCATGGTTTCTTCACGAGAAGCTCCGAAATTTAACCAAACAGAGTTTAAAAACATAAGTATTCATAATAATATCCTAGATGCTGAAACTGAATTAAGCCATGGCATTACAATACAAGGATTATCTCCTTTTTGTGCAGCGGAAAACATTGACATTTCAAATAATAAAATGTATAATTTAAGATATGGAATTAAAATTCATGGCGATGTAAGCGTGGTATCAATTAATAATAATCAGGCCTTTAATCTTATAGGAATTGGTATAAAAGTAGAAGGATTCAAAACAGGATTTGATAATGTTCCCTTACAACCTAATAAAATAGAAAAAATATATATTAATGATAATCATCTGAATGGGAGAAAAGAACTTAATTTCAATGGCTTTGTAGGGATTCAAATAGATGGATTGGATGGAACCCATACATATATGGGAAGAGTACTTATTAATGACAACTTTATCACTGGAAATACGAAGGCAAGAGGAGTTGTTGTTAATACAGGTAATTCTTCGGGTGATATAGGTAATTCTTTGGATAATAAGGTTACTATTTCAGGAAATACAGTTAATACAGCAGAATATGCTCTTCATTTGAGAAGACATAAAACTTTTGTAAAGGATAATATCTTTTATGACTGTACACAGCCATTTTTAGAAGATTTTACGGATAATATTAAGGTTGGTAATTTTCACAATAATCTTCCTGTATAA
- the paaB gene encoding 1,2-phenylacetyl-CoA epoxidase subunit PaaB, with protein sequence MANLDMWEVFIQTKPGLSHKHVGIVQAPTAEMALQNARDVYTRRKEGTSVWVVPSKYIVTSEGVDKEAFFDPADDKLYRHPTFYDIPNDVKNM encoded by the coding sequence ATGGCAAATTTAGATATGTGGGAAGTGTTTATTCAGACTAAACCGGGATTATCTCACAAACATGTAGGAATAGTACAGGCCCCAACAGCAGAAATGGCCCTGCAGAACGCAAGAGACGTTTATACCAGAAGAAAAGAAGGAACTTCTGTTTGGGTTGTTCCAAGTAAATATATTGTAACTTCAGAAGGGGTAGATAAGGAAGCTTTCTTTGATCCGGCAGATGACAAATTATACCGTCACCCGACGTTCTACGATATCCCGAATGATGTAAAAAATATGTAA
- a CDS encoding phenylacetate--CoA ligase family protein, which produces MDFDVEYLKLDQLRQLQSERLSRLINYLGETSEFYKEKFRELEIIPTEIWSIEDITKLPITYKQDLRDNYPFGLFTVPKTELQRIHCSSGTTGKPTVVGYTKEDVDLFSEVVARSLYAAGARPGMQLHNAYGYGIFTGGLGLHYGAEKLGMSVLPISGGMTARQVDLIIDFKPEVICCSPSYALTIADEFANRGISAEEISLKYAVLGSEPWTEIIRGHIEEKLGLHATNIYGLSEIIGPGVSMEDFEEKGGSYIWEDHFYPEILDPVTKQPVPFGEEGVLVITTLTKKAMPLLRYWTNDITSLYYDENAKRTMVKMRPIKGRADDMLIVRGVNVYPSQIEEAFSHVKGVVPNYYLTPVEKEQMCIALDVDVEIDDELVKAQKIDTGTDDYFNFVGNFGKNIESEIKKRVGITTKVKIHAQDSLPKCEGGKINRILKK; this is translated from the coding sequence ATGGATTTTGATGTTGAATATTTAAAACTCGATCAATTGAGACAGCTTCAGTCTGAACGTTTGTCGAGATTGATTAATTATCTTGGGGAAACTTCGGAATTTTATAAAGAAAAATTTCGTGAACTGGAGATAATTCCGACAGAAATATGGTCGATTGAAGATATCACGAAACTTCCGATTACCTATAAACAGGATTTAAGGGATAACTATCCATTTGGTTTATTTACGGTTCCGAAGACCGAGCTGCAAAGAATTCACTGTTCCAGCGGAACTACAGGAAAACCTACAGTAGTGGGCTATACGAAAGAAGATGTGGATCTTTTCAGTGAAGTGGTGGCCAGATCATTATATGCTGCCGGAGCAAGACCGGGAATGCAGCTGCATAATGCATACGGCTACGGAATTTTTACAGGAGGACTAGGGCTTCACTATGGTGCTGAAAAGCTTGGAATGAGCGTTCTTCCGATTTCCGGAGGAATGACCGCCAGACAGGTTGATCTCATTATAGATTTTAAGCCGGAAGTAATCTGCTGTTCACCATCATACGCTCTGACTATTGCGGATGAGTTTGCAAACCGTGGAATTTCTGCAGAAGAAATCAGTCTGAAATACGCTGTGTTAGGTTCAGAGCCGTGGACAGAGATTATCAGAGGGCATATTGAGGAAAAGCTTGGCCTTCATGCCACCAATATCTACGGATTAAGTGAGATCATTGGTCCGGGTGTATCTATGGAGGATTTTGAGGAGAAAGGAGGTTCTTACATTTGGGAAGATCATTTTTATCCTGAAATTTTAGATCCGGTAACCAAACAGCCCGTTCCATTCGGTGAAGAAGGTGTATTGGTGATCACTACGTTAACGAAGAAAGCCATGCCGCTTTTAAGATATTGGACAAATGATATTACCAGTCTTTATTATGATGAAAACGCAAAGAGAACCATGGTAAAGATGAGACCCATCAAAGGCAGGGCAGATGATATGCTGATTGTAAGAGGAGTGAATGTATACCCAAGTCAGATTGAAGAAGCATTTTCCCATGTAAAGGGAGTGGTTCCGAACTATTATCTGACGCCGGTTGAAAAAGAACAGATGTGTATCGCACTGGATGTGGATGTGGAAATTGATGATGAACTGGTGAAAGCACAAAAAATAGACACAGGTACCGATGATTATTTTAATTTTGTCGGAAACTTTGGAAAAAACATAGAAAGCGAAATAAAAAAGAGAGTGGGAATTACTACAAAAGTGAAAATCCATGCTCAGGACAGCCTACCGAAATGCGAAGGCGGAAAAATTAATAGAATACTTAAAAAATAA
- a CDS encoding enoyl-CoA hydratase/isomerase family protein, whose protein sequence is MYTQLDIETHFDGKLKIAYLNQPETMNALTKPSLSDLKDFVKECSEDPIVRCVAISGRGRAFCSGQNLDDAFVQGNEHHDNDIIRKIVVDYYNPLVTEITRCKKPVVALVNGPAVGAGAMLALICDFVLAAEKSYFSQAFSNIGLIPDTGGTYFLPKLLGRQLANYLAFTGKKLSAEESKSYGLVAEVFNEEEFAPKSMEILEKMSNMPTAAIKLTKKAFAQSYNNTLKEQLELEGDLQQEAAETEDFIEGVNAFLQKRKPDYKGK, encoded by the coding sequence ATGTATACACAACTTGATATTGAAACGCATTTTGACGGAAAACTTAAAATTGCCTACCTCAATCAGCCTGAAACCATGAACGCGCTTACAAAGCCATCTTTATCAGATCTGAAAGATTTTGTTAAAGAATGTAGCGAAGACCCGATCGTAAGATGCGTAGCCATTTCAGGAAGAGGAAGAGCTTTCTGCTCCGGTCAGAATCTCGATGATGCTTTCGTACAGGGCAATGAGCATCATGATAACGATATCATCAGGAAAATTGTTGTAGATTATTACAACCCTTTGGTGACTGAGATCACACGCTGTAAAAAACCTGTTGTGGCATTGGTAAACGGCCCTGCAGTAGGTGCCGGAGCTATGCTGGCATTGATCTGTGATTTTGTTCTGGCAGCAGAAAAATCCTATTTTTCTCAGGCATTTTCAAACATCGGATTGATTCCTGATACCGGAGGTACATATTTCCTTCCAAAACTGTTGGGGAGACAATTAGCGAATTATCTTGCATTTACCGGTAAAAAATTATCCGCTGAAGAATCTAAATCTTACGGACTGGTTGCTGAAGTATTTAATGAGGAAGAATTTGCTCCTAAATCAATGGAGATCCTTGAAAAGATGTCAAATATGCCGACTGCCGCCATCAAACTAACCAAAAAAGCCTTCGCCCAATCGTACAACAATACATTGAAAGAGCAGCTTGAACTGGAAGGTGATCTTCAGCAGGAAGCCGCAGAAACAGAAGACTTTATAGAAGGTGTTAATGCCTTTTTACAGAAAAGAAAACCTGATTATAAAGGAAAGTAA
- the paaA gene encoding 1,2-phenylacetyl-CoA epoxidase subunit PaaA yields the protein MDLEKFVQYVHDENKVEPKDVMPDDYRKLLVRQISQHAHSEIVGMLPEANWVSRAPSLRRKMALLAKVQDEAGHGLYLYSATETLGNGTVRADRDATYEDMLEGKAKYSSIFNYPTLSWADIGAIGWLVDGAAIMNQVMLMGNSYGPYSRAMVKICKEESFHQRQGYEILMALCRGTKQQKEMAQASLNRFWWPALMMFGPNDDSSPNSKISMNYRVKRESNDSLRQRFIDVTVSQAEFLGLTVPDKDLKWNEERQHYDFGELPWDEFMEILKGNGPANKKRIETKRKAQRENAWVKEAAVAFAEKQQKEVI from the coding sequence ATGGATTTAGAAAAATTTGTTCAATACGTTCACGACGAAAATAAAGTGGAGCCAAAGGATGTAATGCCTGATGATTACAGAAAACTATTGGTTCGTCAGATTTCACAGCATGCCCATTCTGAGATTGTAGGAATGCTGCCGGAAGCCAACTGGGTTTCCAGAGCGCCTTCATTGAGAAGAAAAATGGCTCTTTTAGCTAAGGTTCAGGATGAGGCGGGTCACGGTTTATACCTGTACTCTGCAACCGAAACTTTAGGAAACGGAACTGTGAGGGCAGACAGAGATGCTACCTATGAAGATATGCTGGAAGGGAAGGCGAAATACTCAAGTATTTTCAACTATCCTACCTTAAGCTGGGCGGATATTGGTGCCATCGGCTGGTTGGTAGACGGTGCCGCTATTATGAACCAGGTAATGCTGATGGGAAATTCTTACGGCCCTTATTCAAGAGCGATGGTGAAGATCTGTAAGGAAGAGTCTTTCCACCAGAGACAGGGCTACGAAATCCTGATGGCACTTTGCCGGGGAACAAAACAGCAGAAAGAAATGGCTCAGGCATCGCTAAACCGTTTCTGGTGGCCGGCTTTAATGATGTTTGGTCCGAATGATGACAGCTCACCAAACTCTAAAATCTCAATGAATTACAGAGTAAAAAGAGAGAGCAACGACAGCCTTCGTCAGAGATTTATTGATGTTACCGTTTCTCAGGCTGAATTTTTAGGATTAACCGTTCCGGATAAAGACCTGAAATGGAATGAAGAAAGACAGCATTATGATTTCGGAGAACTTCCTTGGGATGAATTCATGGAAATCTTAAAAGGAAACGGACCTGCCAATAAAAAGCGTATCGAGACCAAAAGAAAAGCTCAAAGAGAAAATGCATGGGTAAAAGAGGCGGCAGTGGCTTTTGCAGAAAAACAACAAAAAGAAGTAATATAA